From one Mytilus edulis chromosome 1, xbMytEdul2.2, whole genome shotgun sequence genomic stretch:
- the LOC139498453 gene encoding RNA-binding protein spenito-like, with translation MKRSPMRDHSPISKRSRSSYRMSDHDMGRGMSPDMYDRRDPRRDMVMKKSYRNIDHEMDRPRAKYRDDRMDYSPPSRPDTRHQPDFRSICISNISGKIPVPVLKETLYHEFKKFGEFNVNVTYSGDIRVAYINFRYPEDARESKHLKSKLVLFDRPVRIEAVYQKKRSHSPGNDNFHYERHDNYGSSNYRGRGSFRGYPSSRRPSGRGFYQGPPRNMPPRETPDFNQGDSYNAPKRNDKFPYHLDHIQPEDDENATRTLFVGNLDYNISEQELKTVFGRYGTIEDTDIKRPQRGTGNAYAFIKFINLDCAHKAKVEQSGQYIGRFQCKIGYGKVTATTCLWVGGLGSWITHETLEQEFDRFGMINRIEWPRGKDYAYVLYDNLDAAQAACQEMRGAPMGGTENKKRLRVDFADPNHIMIPENQDSTHRDGNSLYEESRREGKESRTREEWRENDNRNPDIELKHSGSWEEGRKRPLSPDEYRRRKISTSPDQRFSKGPESRGRSREKKALFSQERELGEIDPHDDSRKERKNSVDSSDMGIENVTSIPDLAKCLPVAWNGAVILKNSAFPARMHVVSGNVTIVDTLMRDPNSTETPVLKVKQRLRLDQPKLEDVGKRVSSAGKLGHCILLAMTSTLQNYEDPSVQQRPLKNLVSYLKQKEAAGVISLPSYESKDKDDVGVLYAFPPCEFGYKFLTSKATHLPSELVPDDYMVIVVVTGAGSLADV, from the exons ATGAAGCGTTCACCTATGAGAGACCATTCCCCTATAAGTAAAAGGTCCAGGTCATCATATCGCATGTCAGATCATGATATGGGCAGAGGCATGTCACCAGATATGTACGACCGAAGAGACCCTCGCAGAGACATGGTTATGAAAAAATCTTACCGTAACATTGATCATGAAATGGACCGTCCTCGTGCTAAATACAGAGATGACCGAATGGATTATTCCCCACCTTCTAGGCCTGATACTAGACACCAACCAGACTTTAGATCTATTTGTATAAGTAATATCTCTGGGAAAATCCCTGTTCCCGTCTTGAAAGAGACCCTCTATCACGAGTTCAAAAAATTTGGAGAATTCAATGTTAATGTTACATATAGTGGTGATATTAGAGTAGCTTATATAAACTTCAGGTACCCAGAAGATGCACGTGAAtctaaacatttgaaatccaaactTGTTCTCTTTGATCGTCCTGTAAGAATAGAAGCTGTGTATCAAAAGAAACGAAGCCATAGCCCCGGAAACGATAATTTTCATTATGAGCGCCATGACAATTAtggtagcagtaattatagaggAAGGGGATCTTTTAGAGGATATCCTAGCAGTAGAAGACCATCTGGTCGTGGATTTTACCAAGGACCTCCTCGCAACATGCCTCCAAGGGAAACCCCAGATTTTAATCAAGGAGACTCATATAATGCTCCTAAACGAAATGACAAATTCCCATATCATCTAGATCATATCCAGCCAGAGGATGACGAAAATGCAACCAGGACATTATTTGTAGGCAATCTTGATTACAATATTTCTGAACAAGAATTAAAAACAGTGTTTGGGAGATATGGAACAATAGAAGATACCGATATAAAAAGACCTCAAAGAGGCACTGGAAATGCTTATGCCTTTATAAAGTTCATAAATTTAGACTGTGCTCACAAAGCCAAAGTGGAACAATCTGGCCAGTATATTGGCAGGTTTCAGTGTAAGATTGGTTATGGTAAAGTGACTGCAACAACTTGCTTATGGGTTGGTGGTCTTGGTTCATGGATTACACATGAAACACTTGAACAAGAATTTGATCGATTTGGGATGATAAATAGAATAGAATGGCCTAGAGGTAAAGACTATGCCTATGTTTTATATGATAATTTAGATGCTGCTCAAGCAGCTTGTCAAGAAATGCGTGGTGCCCCAATGGGAGGAACCGAGAATAAAAAACGTCTTCGGGTTGATTTTGCAGATCCAAATCATATCATGATACCCGAAAATCAAGACAGCACTCATCGTGATGGTAATTCCTTGTATGAAGAATCAAGACGTGAAGGTAAAGAAAGTAGAACAAGGGAAGAATGGCGTGAAAATGATAATAGAAATCCTGACATTGAACTTAAACATAGTGGTAGTTGGGAAGAAGGTAGAAAAAGACCTTTATCTCCAGACGAGTACAGGAGGAGGAAGATATCAACTTCACCTGATCAAAGGTTTAGTAAGGGCCCTGAGTCTAGAGGTAGATCAAGAGAGAAAAAAGCACTTTTTTCACAAGAAAGAGAACTTGGTGAAATTGATCCTCATGACGATTCAAGGAAAGAAAGGAAGAACTCAGTTGACAGTTCAGACATGGGTATTGAAAATGTAACTTCAATACCAGATCTTGCAAAGTGTTTACCTGTTGCATGGAATGGTGcagtcattttgaaaaatagtgCTTTTCCTGCTAGAATGCATGTTGTAAGTGGAAATGTAACCATTGTTGATACCCTAATGAGAGATCCTAATTCAACAGAAACACCAGTGTTAAAGGTCAAACAGAGATTAAGGCTTGACCAGCCTAAATTAGAAGACGTTGGAAAACGTGTATCCAGTGCTGGAAAATTAGGACATTGTATTTTGCTAGCTATGACAAGCACACTTCAAAACTATGAAGACCCGAGTGTTCAACAAAGACCATTAAAAAATTTAGTTAGTTACTTAAAACAGAAAGAGGCAGCAGGTGTTATCTCCCTTCCTTCATATGAGTCAAAGGACAAAGATGATGTTGGTGTTCTATACGCATTTCCTCCATGTGAATTTGGCTACAAATTTTTGACCAGTAAAGCGACCCATCTTCCAAGTGAATTAGTACCAGATGATTATATGGTCATAGTAGTTGTTACTGGCGCAg GAAGTCTTGCTGACGTTTAG